The sequence GTTCATTATTGTAAGCATGGAACCAAAAAATAGTAAAAACCAAATTAATCCAAAAAATACAGGTGAAATCTTTCTTTTTTTATATACGACTTCAATGATTGTTTGAGATGGACCAATCAACTGGATTTCTATCGCAGGATTAACTTTTTTCATCCTTTCTACAACTTGCATACTATCAATAATAATGATGTTTCGATCTTCGGGTTTGACTCTATACATGATCAATTCGTTAATTTGATTCAGTAAATGGTCTTCAGCAATAATTTGCGCGATGTCTTTTAAAAGAATTTTATCGTTTGGTTGAACAAGAATACGGTGACGTAGCCGAATATAAACCGTTTTTTCCAACATGTTCACATCCCACAATAGCATTTTTCTCTT is a genomic window of Niallia sp. XMNu-256 containing:
- a CDS encoding stage V sporulation protein AA, yielding MEKTVYIRLRHRILVQPNDKILLKDIAQIIAEDHLLNQINELIMYRVKPEDRNIIIIDSMQVVERMKKVNPAIEIQLIGPSQTIIEVVYKKRKISPVFFGLIWFLLFFGSMLTIMNFHEDVSMQDAHQRLYKIITGESVEKPLLFQIPYSIGLGLGMIIFFNHIFKKRLNEEPSPLEVEMFNYQQDLDRYVIMHENKESMSRKKRS